Proteins from a genomic interval of Niabella soli DSM 19437:
- a CDS encoding (Fe-S)-binding protein: MSVPTVADLFVKGESPEVLFWVGCAGSFDQRAQRITRAFAAMLAKAGIQYAILGKEELCTGDPARRAGNEFLFQMMAYQNIQILNGYNIKKIVTACPHCFNILKNEYPALGGNYEVVHHTTFLQQLIEEGRIKLKEGGSFKGKKITYHDSCYLGRANDIYEAPRKVLELLDAELVEMKRCRSKGLCCGAGGAQMFKEEEKGTTRVNLERSREALNTGAEVIASACPFCNTMMTDGVKNAEKEDSVKVLDIAEIIAAEIE; encoded by the coding sequence ATGAGTGTACCAACCGTTGCGGATCTTTTTGTGAAAGGCGAAAGCCCTGAAGTGCTTTTTTGGGTGGGATGTGCCGGCAGTTTCGACCAGCGTGCACAGCGGATTACCCGGGCGTTTGCCGCCATGCTCGCCAAAGCGGGTATTCAATATGCTATTTTGGGAAAAGAGGAACTTTGCACCGGCGACCCGGCGCGTCGTGCAGGTAATGAGTTTTTATTTCAGATGATGGCTTACCAGAACATCCAGATCCTGAACGGCTACAATATAAAAAAAATTGTAACGGCCTGCCCACACTGTTTTAATATATTAAAGAATGAATATCCCGCACTGGGCGGCAACTACGAGGTGGTGCACCACACCACGTTTTTACAGCAGTTAATTGAAGAGGGCCGTATAAAATTAAAAGAAGGCGGCTCTTTCAAAGGGAAAAAGATCACCTACCACGACAGTTGTTATCTTGGCCGCGCCAATGATATTTACGAGGCGCCCAGAAAAGTACTGGAGTTGCTGGATGCCGAGCTGGTAGAAATGAAACGCTGCCGCAGTAAAGGATTGTGTTGCGGCGCCGGTGGTGCGCAAATGTTTAAGGAAGAAGAAAAAGGTACTACGCGCGTAAACCTGGAGCGCAGCCGGGAAGCGCTTAACACAGGAGCCGAAGTGATCGCGTCCGCCTGTCCTTTTTGCAATACCATGATGACGGATGGGGTAAAAAATGCTGAAAAAGAGGATTCGGTAAAAGTGCTGGATATAGCGGAGATCATAGCCGCAGAAATAGAATAG
- a CDS encoding DNA gyrase/topoisomerase IV subunit A, giving the protein MNDDKNLTEESLEGNEITGLQGQFKTWFLDYASYVILERAVPAIEDGLKPVQRRILHAMKEMDDGRFNKVANIIGQSMQYHPHGDASIGDALVNMGQKDLLIETQGNWGDVRTGDDAAAARYIEARLSKFALEVAFNAKTTDWQLSYDGRKNEPITLPMKFPLLLAQGADGIAVGLSTKILPHNFIELIDASIKYLRGKKFELFPDFQTGGMIDVADYNQGKRGGKVKVRSHIEEFDKKTLLIKSVPYGVTTEQMIESIVKANDQGKIKIKKVTDNTAADVEIQVDLAPGISPDITIDALYKFTSCETSISPNACVIVNKKPQFLSVQELLKISADNTKELLKRELEIKLAELNEKWHYTSLEKIFFEEKIYKELEKKHETWDKVIAAIDKAFVPFKKQLKRDITREDIIKLTEKPVRRIYRLDIDELNAQIKGLEAEIKQVKHDLNNLVDYAVAYFENLLKKFGKGRERKTEIKQFEIIEARNVIIANTKLYVDRSGGFVGTGLKKEEFLFDCSALDDIIVITKRGVMKVIKVSDKTFIGKDILYAAVFQKNDERTTYNMIYVDGKSGVSYAKRFNVTGITRDKVYDLTKGDEKSKVHYLTVNPNGEAEIVKITLSPNSSARIKDLEFYFEELAIKGRSSMGNQVTKYAIKSVKFKEAGRATLSGRKLWFDDKFGRLSAEEKGQYLGMFEPDDRILVLYTDGYYEITDQEMTQKLDAEKVLLIERFDPEKVITAVYVDKKLLQFNVKRFNIETSTLKNKFLFIKEGEGNYVECATTAAEPVLMVQSGKGGQVRSAKFKLARMTDVMGWKAVGAKLTDYNKSVVMEWLENEKPTNQQELFE; this is encoded by the coding sequence ATGAACGACGATAAGAATTTGACGGAAGAATCACTGGAAGGAAATGAAATAACCGGATTGCAGGGCCAGTTTAAAACCTGGTTTTTAGATTATGCTTCCTATGTAATATTAGAACGGGCTGTACCTGCCATCGAGGATGGATTAAAGCCCGTGCAACGCCGCATCCTGCATGCCATGAAGGAAATGGATGACGGCCGTTTTAATAAAGTGGCAAATATTATTGGTCAATCTATGCAATACCATCCGCATGGAGATGCTTCCATTGGGGATGCGTTGGTGAATATGGGGCAGAAGGACCTTTTGATCGAAACACAGGGGAACTGGGGAGATGTACGCACGGGTGATGATGCGGCTGCCGCGCGTTATATTGAAGCGCGCCTGAGCAAATTCGCTCTTGAGGTAGCCTTCAACGCAAAAACAACAGATTGGCAATTGAGTTATGACGGCCGTAAAAACGAACCCATTACGTTGCCGATGAAATTCCCGCTGCTGCTGGCCCAGGGGGCCGATGGTATTGCCGTGGGATTATCGACGAAGATCCTGCCGCATAATTTTATCGAACTGATTGATGCGTCTATTAAATACTTACGAGGTAAAAAATTCGAGCTCTTCCCTGATTTTCAAACAGGGGGCATGATCGATGTGGCGGATTATAACCAGGGAAAGCGTGGCGGTAAAGTAAAAGTGCGTTCGCATATTGAAGAGTTTGATAAAAAGACCCTGTTAATTAAAAGTGTTCCGTACGGCGTTACTACGGAACAGATGATCGAGTCGATTGTAAAAGCGAATGACCAGGGCAAGATCAAGATCAAAAAGGTAACGGATAATACGGCGGCAGATGTGGAGATACAGGTGGACCTGGCGCCCGGTATTTCTCCGGATATCACCATCGACGCCCTGTATAAATTTACTTCCTGTGAAACCTCCATATCGCCCAATGCCTGTGTCATTGTTAACAAGAAACCCCAGTTCTTATCGGTTCAGGAATTACTCAAAATATCCGCCGATAATACCAAGGAATTATTGAAGCGGGAGCTGGAGATAAAGCTGGCTGAGCTAAATGAAAAATGGCACTATACATCCCTTGAAAAAATATTTTTTGAGGAAAAGATCTATAAGGAACTGGAAAAAAAGCATGAGACCTGGGATAAGGTAATTGCGGCTATTGACAAGGCTTTTGTTCCGTTTAAAAAGCAATTGAAACGGGATATTACCCGGGAAGATATTATTAAACTTACGGAGAAACCGGTGCGCCGGATCTATCGTTTGGATATTGACGAACTGAATGCCCAGATCAAAGGTTTGGAAGCAGAGATCAAACAGGTAAAACACGACCTGAACAACCTGGTGGATTATGCGGTGGCGTATTTTGAAAACCTGCTGAAGAAATTTGGCAAGGGCAGAGAACGCAAAACAGAAATTAAACAGTTTGAGATCATTGAAGCGCGCAATGTAATTATTGCAAACACCAAGTTGTATGTAGACCGCTCCGGCGGGTTTGTGGGTACGGGATTAAAGAAAGAAGAGTTTTTGTTCGACTGTTCTGCGCTGGATGATATTATTGTTATTACCAAGCGCGGGGTTATGAAAGTGATCAAGGTTTCTGATAAAACCTTTATCGGCAAAGATATTTTATATGCTGCTGTTTTTCAGAAAAACGACGAACGCACCACTTACAATATGATCTATGTGGATGGTAAATCCGGTGTAAGTTATGCCAAGCGGTTTAACGTAACAGGCATCACGAGAGATAAGGTCTATGATCTTACCAAAGGCGATGAAAAAAGTAAAGTGCATTACCTTACGGTGAACCCGAATGGGGAAGCGGAAATAGTAAAGATCACCCTCAGCCCTAATTCATCTGCACGCATCAAAGATCTGGAATTTTATTTTGAAGAGCTGGCGATCAAAGGCCGCAGCAGCATGGGCAACCAGGTTACCAAATATGCCATCAAATCGGTTAAGTTCAAAGAAGCCGGCCGCGCCACACTCAGCGGGCGCAAGTTATGGTTTGATGATAAATTCGGGCGGTTAAGCGCAGAAGAAAAAGGTCAGTACCTGGGTATGTTTGAGCCGGATGACCGCATCCTGGTCTTGTATACCGACGGCTATTATGAAATTACCGACCAGGAAATGACGCAAAAACTGGATGCAGAAAAAGTGTTGCTGATCGAGCGTTTTGATCCGGAGAAAGTGATCACGGCTGTTTACGTGGATAAAAAATTATTACAGTTCAATGTAAAGCGTTTCAATATAGAAACCTCTACTTTGAAAAATAAGTTCCTGTTTATAAAAGAAGGGGAGGGCAATTATGTAGAATGTGCCACCACTGCGGCAGAGCCGGTGCTAATGGTGCAGAGCGGCAAAGGCGGGCAGGTGCGCAGCGCCAAATTTAAGCTGGCAAGAATGACGGATGTGATGGGTTGGAAAGCAGTGGGGGCCAAGCTTACCGATTATAATAAATCGGTGGTAATGGAATGGCTGGAAAATGAAAAGCCTACGAACCAGCAGGAATTGTTTGAGTAG
- the accD gene encoding acetyl-CoA carboxylase, carboxyltransferase subunit beta, translating to MSKEIEDFDADLSGSAGTDDKTGWFKRIKKGILTKTSEKRETLEGLWTKCPECNYISTQTELKEQQYVCPKCGYHHRITSLQYYEIIFDNGEYTELFDNIRGRDFLGFTDLKPYKKRLEDFWSKTDMDDSMRVAVGQIEGEGMVIAAMDFAFIGGSLGSVAGEKFARAVDYAIAHRLPFMCICKSGGARMMESAFSLMQLAKTSGKLSQLTDAQLPYISFLTDPSFGGITASFGMLGDLNIAEPGALIGFAGPRVIKETIKKDLPDGFQRSEFLLEHGFLDFIVNRHDLKHRLAVVIRHFRN from the coding sequence ATGTCCAAGGAAATTGAAGATTTTGACGCCGACTTAAGCGGTAGCGCTGGTACTGATGACAAAACAGGTTGGTTCAAAAGAATCAAAAAAGGAATTCTCACAAAAACTTCTGAAAAAAGGGAAACCCTGGAAGGACTGTGGACCAAATGCCCTGAATGCAATTATATATCCACCCAAACGGAACTTAAGGAACAACAATATGTTTGCCCCAAGTGTGGGTACCACCATCGCATCACCAGTTTGCAGTATTACGAAATTATATTTGACAATGGGGAATACACAGAACTGTTTGATAATATTCGCGGAAGAGATTTTTTAGGCTTCACCGATCTGAAACCTTACAAAAAGCGACTGGAAGATTTTTGGAGCAAAACGGATATGGATGATTCCATGCGCGTGGCAGTGGGGCAAATTGAGGGCGAAGGAATGGTGATCGCGGCTATGGATTTTGCCTTTATCGGCGGTTCCCTCGGCAGCGTTGCCGGTGAAAAATTTGCCCGCGCCGTTGATTATGCTATTGCGCACCGCCTGCCGTTTATGTGCATCTGCAAAAGCGGCGGCGCCCGTATGATGGAGAGCGCCTTTTCCCTGATGCAGTTGGCAAAAACTAGCGGCAAGCTGTCGCAGCTTACGGATGCACAGCTCCCTTATATTTCCTTTCTGACCGATCCCTCTTTTGGTGGCATCACCGCCTCCTTCGGAATGCTGGGCGATCTGAATATTGCTGAACCCGGCGCCCTTATTGGGTTTGCAGGCCCCAGGGTCATTAAAGAAACTATTAAAAAAGATCTGCCGGATGGATTCCAGCGAAGCGAGTTTTTACTGGAGCACGGCTTTTTGGATTTTATTGTAAACCGGCACGATCTCAAGCACCGGCTGGCAGTGGTCATCCGGCATTTCAGAAATTAA
- a CDS encoding ROK family protein, translating to MTQNNALKKIKKEGKSGINKIRILHYLFKLGKASVHQVCTAIQLSAPTTLALLSELVNDSWVEKKGLGNSNGGRKPDLFGMAAGKFYILCINIELFTVHISLFDNTLAPQGKTVAIPYSLSKDRESFQSVLKQAKELVKNSNIPQEKLAGVSMCLPGLTNPETGENFGYLTDNNDTRPLRDYCAAFFKVPVIIQNDVNAAALSELHCGKAKGKKNALVLLMDWGVGLGIIMDGEVRKGASGFSGEIGHIPFEDNGALCYCGKHGCLETVASGVALAKMAKEGIAAGQHSILKELSNQELEKIEPRLIVEAANKGDLFAIKLLSNVGSNIGKSISTLIQIFNPELIIMEGRIAAAGEYITLPMLQSINTYCMLQIREKTEIVSSDLGISANLLGCAVEGVNHFFEEHTK from the coding sequence ATGACCCAAAACAACGCATTAAAAAAAATAAAAAAAGAAGGCAAATCAGGAATTAATAAAATACGCATACTCCATTATTTATTCAAACTGGGAAAAGCTTCGGTGCACCAGGTGTGTACTGCAATACAGTTAAGCGCTCCCACAACCCTGGCATTGCTTTCAGAACTGGTAAACGATAGCTGGGTGGAAAAGAAAGGGCTCGGGAATTCAAACGGCGGACGAAAGCCCGATCTGTTTGGAATGGCCGCCGGCAAGTTTTATATTTTATGCATAAACATAGAACTGTTTACGGTGCATATCAGCCTTTTCGACAACACACTCGCGCCACAGGGAAAAACCGTTGCCATCCCCTATTCTTTGTCGAAAGACAGGGAGTCTTTTCAAAGTGTATTAAAACAGGCAAAGGAGCTGGTAAAAAATTCAAATATTCCGCAGGAAAAATTAGCAGGCGTTAGCATGTGCCTGCCCGGACTAACCAATCCTGAAACCGGGGAAAATTTTGGTTATTTAACGGACAATAATGACACCAGGCCTTTGCGGGATTACTGTGCCGCTTTCTTCAAGGTGCCTGTAATTATTCAAAATGATGTAAACGCCGCAGCTTTGAGCGAATTACATTGCGGAAAAGCCAAAGGTAAAAAGAACGCCCTGGTATTATTAATGGACTGGGGAGTAGGATTGGGCATCATAATGGACGGGGAAGTGCGCAAGGGCGCTTCCGGTTTTTCGGGCGAAATAGGACATATCCCTTTTGAAGATAATGGCGCGCTTTGTTATTGCGGGAAACATGGATGCCTGGAAACAGTGGCCTCCGGTGTGGCCCTTGCCAAAATGGCCAAGGAAGGTATTGCCGCAGGCCAACACTCAATTTTAAAAGAGCTCAGCAACCAGGAGCTGGAAAAAATTGAACCGCGGTTGATTGTTGAAGCGGCAAATAAGGGAGATCTTTTTGCCATTAAATTGCTTTCCAATGTTGGAAGCAATATTGGAAAGTCCATTTCCACGCTGATACAAATATTTAACCCCGAATTGATCATTATGGAAGGCCGGATTGCCGCAGCCGGGGAATATATAACCCTTCCCATGCTGCAATCCATTAACACTTATTGCATGTTGCAAATAAGAGAAAAAACGGAAATTGTTTCGTCCGACCTTGGCATAAGCGCCAATCTTTTGGGTTGCGCCGTTGAAGGCGTTAACCATTTTTTTGAAGAGCACACTAAATAA
- a CDS encoding GNAT family N-acetyltransferase produces the protein MNIKRIQPAEATQVAPLFDEYRVFYKQPSDPALAEQFIETRLRNNESVIFGAFIESDGKQKAIGFTQLYPTYSSMRATKNWILNDLFVDPAYRKNGAGAALIRCAMNFAREDGAAFVQLETAFDNFTAQRLYEQTGFEQQQPDDAFLCYRINLI, from the coding sequence ATGAATATAAAACGCATTCAACCGGCTGAAGCGACCCAGGTCGCCCCTCTTTTTGATGAGTACCGCGTGTTCTATAAACAACCATCCGATCCCGCGCTGGCAGAACAGTTTATCGAAACGCGGCTGCGCAATAACGAATCTGTAATTTTTGGCGCTTTTATTGAATCGGACGGAAAACAAAAAGCAATCGGATTTACGCAACTTTATCCAACCTACTCTTCTATGCGTGCTACAAAAAACTGGATATTGAATGATCTGTTTGTAGATCCTGCTTATCGTAAAAACGGCGCGGGGGCAGCCCTGATCCGCTGTGCAATGAACTTTGCCCGGGAAGACGGCGCTGCTTTTGTTCAACTGGAGACGGCTTTCGACAATTTTACCGCGCAGCGTTTGTATGAACAAACCGGCTTTGAGCAACAACAGCCGGACGATGCTTTCCTGTGCTACAGGATTAACCTTATTTAA
- the smpB gene encoding SsrA-binding protein SmpB translates to MANQLSIKNRSAYYEYFIDATYQAGLVLLGTEVKSLRDGRASFNDSYCIIHKGEIWIKSLHIAPYSHGTVNNHDPDRDRKLLLQKREIKKIEAKLKEKGYTLIPLRIYMNDRNLVKIEIGLAKGKKLYDKRESIKKRDVERDLKKYLK, encoded by the coding sequence TTGGCCAACCAACTTTCCATAAAGAACCGTTCCGCATACTATGAATATTTTATAGATGCCACCTATCAGGCCGGCCTGGTATTACTTGGTACGGAAGTAAAATCATTGCGTGATGGCAGGGCCAGTTTTAACGATAGTTATTGCATTATTCATAAAGGAGAGATCTGGATCAAAAGCCTGCATATTGCTCCCTATTCCCATGGCACCGTCAACAATCACGACCCGGACCGCGACCGGAAATTATTATTGCAGAAACGTGAGATCAAAAAAATAGAAGCCAAACTAAAGGAAAAGGGATACACCCTTATTCCGTTACGCATTTATATGAATGACCGCAACCTTGTAAAAATTGAGATCGGCCTGGCCAAAGGGAAAAAGCTTTACGACAAGCGCGAATCCATTAAAAAACGGGATGTGGAGCGGGATCTGAAGAAATATTTGAAATAA
- a CDS encoding SusC/RagA family TonB-linked outer membrane protein encodes MNLYKKIASHFCPKFFCLLLIVLPLAKVNAQVITLKGTVKDTAQNPLAGASVQIKGAKNGVLTESSGNFSIGSPAATGTLLISYAGFVTQEVPFSGNTANLEIQLKRSIASIDEVVVIGYGKQRKGDITGAVSTVSMNKINDVPITNLSNALAGRAPGMTVINNSGLAGAASSISIRGSFNNPLIVIDGIVKDKAAFDALDANEIDQFSVLKDAAAASVYGASAGSGVIVITTKRGTMGKPVFSAQVSTTTQRPTQTMLADQATAEDELIYQNRVTQFNNEINKQNTALPNSQATLDYFKNRSYNLNDWIWRNPGDKKYMLSVSGGTDKISYYNMVSYTDEKGSYLNLGYKKFNLRSNITAKLSDAISLNLNMAAFQQNTDRFYWPFSSSDDLKNYNVSDFYRTTFNWPHYIPPYLAADGTPAAPGQVTPFPTAPDYGGWRGWNVADVVLSNQRYIKARDRQFNPTLTLDVKLDRFVKGLSTKFVGNYEASDFFQKSWMNFSKSYNFSTVPGQPINYLPAAPNPAQSQTFSFNTGLLNNFAQYPFLSELMNTSWKYQLDWYLNYDRKFGQHSVSAMAVFEQTEGKDYYTTALANQPVTTIDQFFAYSQASGARNGYGNEVVMASQAWIGRVHYDFASRYIAEFSFREDGRYEFAPGHQWGFFPSASLAWRISKESFFKNIAWVNDLKLRGSYGTTGNLYDVSNNPINPFQYQTYYQNTGGYVFGNNYNIGIGPTATPNPNITWATTINRNVGIDFALLRSRLSGSLDVFSNIMKNIYGSAGITLPTTYGQALAPTNYAKRAFHGWEYSLQWQDRIGKVAYGINANMGFAIDKWESFYQDPQYLPGGAQSFRNAIGQPANRIFGYQAEGLIRTQDQLDGLIASGYKYASGGKNGVPYLGAILYKDVRGQSYAATPDNRIDGNDVVLLSNNGKPRINYGFGGNLSWNGFTIDAHFQGVAMYDVMISNQDGAGIRQWGGGTRLYYPIWAKDVWTPENPNGKYPRVTGSNWDASGSTGSSFWLRSGAYLRLKNLNVAYSLPHVWVQKVGMSSVQVFVNGTNLLTFSKLKEFQDPEQQNYDSYPIMKTFTAGLNVRF; translated from the coding sequence ATGAACCTCTACAAAAAGATTGCAAGCCATTTTTGCCCGAAATTCTTTTGCTTGTTACTGATTGTTCTGCCTCTTGCCAAAGTCAACGCGCAAGTGATAACCCTAAAGGGAACAGTAAAGGATACGGCTCAGAACCCTTTGGCGGGTGCTTCAGTGCAAATAAAAGGAGCGAAAAACGGTGTGTTAACTGAATCCTCGGGAAACTTTTCTATTGGGTCGCCGGCCGCTACCGGTACATTGTTAATATCCTACGCGGGGTTTGTTACCCAGGAAGTGCCCTTTTCGGGTAATACTGCAAACCTGGAGATCCAATTAAAGCGCTCCATAGCTTCCATTGATGAAGTAGTGGTGATTGGTTATGGAAAACAACGAAAAGGCGATATTACCGGCGCGGTCTCTACCGTAAGCATGAACAAAATAAATGATGTTCCGATTACGAACTTATCCAATGCCCTGGCGGGAAGAGCGCCCGGAATGACAGTGATAAACAATTCGGGGCTGGCCGGGGCAGCTTCTTCCATAAGCATCAGGGGCAGCTTCAATAACCCTTTGATCGTTATTGATGGGATCGTTAAAGATAAAGCGGCTTTCGACGCATTGGATGCGAATGAAATTGACCAGTTCAGTGTGTTGAAAGATGCTGCGGCCGCCTCCGTTTATGGGGCATCGGCCGGTAGCGGGGTTATTGTTATTACTACCAAAAGAGGAACCATGGGTAAACCGGTATTTTCGGCACAGGTTTCTACTACCACGCAACGCCCCACCCAAACAATGCTGGCAGACCAGGCTACCGCGGAAGACGAGCTTATTTACCAAAACAGGGTAACGCAGTTCAATAATGAGATCAATAAGCAGAATACCGCGTTGCCCAATAGCCAGGCAACGTTAGATTATTTTAAAAACCGTTCCTACAACCTGAACGACTGGATATGGAGAAATCCCGGAGATAAGAAATACATGCTGAGTGTAAGTGGTGGAACGGATAAGATCTCTTATTATAATATGGTTAGCTACACCGATGAAAAAGGATCATATCTGAACCTGGGCTACAAAAAATTCAACCTTCGCTCTAATATTACGGCAAAATTAAGCGATGCCATTTCACTGAATTTAAATATGGCAGCTTTTCAACAAAATACCGACCGGTTTTACTGGCCGTTTAGCAGCAGTGACGATTTAAAGAATTATAATGTATCCGATTTTTACCGCACTACTTTTAACTGGCCGCATTATATTCCTCCTTACCTGGCGGCAGACGGCACTCCGGCAGCTCCCGGCCAGGTAACCCCTTTTCCCACCGCCCCGGATTATGGCGGCTGGCGCGGCTGGAACGTGGCCGATGTGGTGTTAAGCAACCAACGCTATATCAAAGCAAGGGATCGACAGTTTAACCCCACACTAACGCTGGATGTGAAACTGGACCGGTTTGTGAAAGGGCTTTCCACCAAGTTTGTAGGTAACTACGAAGCCAGCGATTTCTTTCAAAAAAGCTGGATGAACTTTTCTAAAAGTTATAACTTCAGCACGGTTCCCGGGCAGCCCATCAATTATCTGCCAGCCGCGCCCAATCCTGCGCAAAGCCAGACGTTTTCTTTTAACACAGGGCTGCTAAATAATTTCGCCCAGTATCCTTTTCTTTCCGAATTGATGAATACGAGTTGGAAATACCAATTGGACTGGTACCTGAATTATGACCGGAAATTTGGCCAGCACAGCGTAAGTGCTATGGCCGTATTTGAACAAACCGAGGGAAAAGATTACTATACTACCGCGCTTGCCAACCAGCCGGTTACCACCATCGACCAGTTTTTTGCTTATTCCCAGGCATCCGGGGCGAGGAACGGGTACGGGAATGAAGTTGTAATGGCTTCCCAGGCATGGATCGGCAGGGTACACTATGATTTTGCCAGCCGGTATATTGCCGAGTTTTCTTTCCGGGAAGATGGCCGTTATGAATTTGCGCCCGGGCATCAATGGGGCTTTTTCCCATCGGCTTCCCTGGCGTGGAGAATATCAAAGGAATCTTTTTTCAAAAACATTGCCTGGGTTAACGATTTAAAACTGCGGGGCTCTTACGGTACTACCGGGAACCTGTATGATGTAAGTAATAACCCGATAAATCCGTTCCAGTACCAAACCTATTATCAGAACACCGGCGGCTATGTATTTGGAAACAATTATAATATAGGCATTGGGCCCACCGCTACACCCAACCCCAATATTACCTGGGCTACCACTATCAACCGGAACGTGGGAATAGATTTCGCATTATTGCGCAGTCGTTTATCAGGATCGCTGGATGTGTTTAGTAATATCATGAAAAATATTTACGGGTCTGCCGGCATTACTTTGCCTACAACCTATGGTCAGGCGCTGGCGCCAACCAATTACGCAAAGCGCGCCTTTCACGGTTGGGAGTACTCCCTGCAATGGCAGGACAGAATCGGTAAAGTGGCCTATGGCATTAATGCCAATATGGGTTTTGCAATAGACAAATGGGAATCGTTTTACCAGGATCCTCAATACCTGCCAGGAGGGGCGCAAAGTTTCCGGAATGCCATTGGCCAGCCGGCAAACAGGATCTTCGGGTACCAGGCAGAAGGGTTGATACGCACACAGGATCAGTTAGATGGGCTGATTGCATCCGGATATAAGTATGCAAGTGGCGGAAAGAATGGGGTTCCCTATCTGGGCGCCATTTTATATAAAGACGTAAGAGGACAAAGTTATGCTGCCACACCCGATAACCGGATAGATGGTAATGATGTAGTGCTGCTGAGCAATAATGGTAAACCCCGTATCAATTATGGTTTTGGGGGAAACCTATCCTGGAACGGATTTACGATAGATGCGCATTTCCAGGGCGTGGCGATGTATGATGTGATGATCAGCAACCAGGACGGCGCGGGTATTCGCCAGTGGGGTGGGGGTACCCGGCTGTATTATCCCATATGGGCAAAAGATGTATGGACGCCGGAAAATCCCAATGGGAAATATCCGCGGGTAACCGGGAGCAACTGGGACGCATCCGGGTCCACCGGCTCCTCTTTCTGGCTGAGAAGCGGCGCTTACCTCCGGTTAAAAAACCTGAATGTTGCCTATAGTCTTCCACATGTATGGGTGCAAAAAGTAGGAATGTCATCCGTGCAGGTGTTTGTAAACGGAACCAATCTTTTAACCTTCTCCAAGCTGAAGGAGTTCCAGGATCCGGAGCAGCAGAACTATGATTCTTATCCCATCATGAAAACGTTTACCGCAGGATTGAACGTCCGGTTCTAA
- a CDS encoding ATP-grasp domain-containing protein has translation MSVKTFFSRIANWELWSFNVIYAPISPVWLWYAIRSRAFWFFTPSNPTIDFGGFEGEGKKEMYDQLPADVIPKTIYIKNDWPFAAVLDAIGANGFQFPFIVKPDVGMKGILFRMIQDEEQLEKYHQRIPVEYIVQEKVDYPVEVSVFYYRYPWEQKGVVSGFIHKELLQVAGDGRRTLRQLIQAHPRAKYRLEEMTHRHQHRYDRVLQEGEIFYLSYAGNHNRGAKFTNLQEQIDDELLTVFDRLSHYNESFFYGRYDIKTTSVEDLKKGRNFLILEFNGAGAEPNHIYDCDMSLAQAYRIILQHWKALYRISRYNNQQGIPYWGFRRGRAFLKAARKHFRLLEEFD, from the coding sequence ATGAGTGTAAAGACGTTTTTTAGCAGGATCGCCAATTGGGAATTATGGAGTTTCAATGTTATCTATGCCCCGATCAGTCCGGTTTGGCTGTGGTATGCTATTCGTAGCCGGGCATTTTGGTTCTTTACTCCCAGCAATCCCACGATTGATTTTGGCGGTTTTGAGGGAGAGGGGAAAAAGGAAATGTACGACCAGTTGCCGGCAGATGTAATCCCCAAAACTATTTACATAAAGAATGACTGGCCCTTTGCAGCAGTGCTGGATGCGATAGGGGCTAATGGTTTTCAATTTCCCTTTATTGTAAAACCGGATGTAGGAATGAAGGGTATCCTGTTTCGTATGATCCAGGACGAAGAACAGTTGGAGAAATACCATCAGCGGATACCCGTGGAATATATCGTTCAGGAAAAAGTTGATTACCCGGTGGAAGTAAGTGTATTTTATTACCGGTACCCCTGGGAGCAAAAAGGTGTGGTGTCCGGGTTTATTCACAAAGAATTATTGCAGGTAGCAGGTGATGGCAGGCGTACGCTGCGGCAACTGATCCAGGCGCATCCCCGTGCAAAATACCGGCTGGAAGAAATGACGCATCGCCATCAGCACCGGTACGACCGTGTTTTGCAGGAGGGTGAGATCTTTTATTTATCCTATGCGGGCAATCATAACAGGGGGGCGAAGTTTACGAACCTGCAGGAACAGATTGACGACGAGCTGCTAACGGTATTTGACCGGTTGAGCCATTATAACGAGAGTTTTTTTTACGGGCGTTATGATATCAAAACAACATCCGTTGAGGATTTGAAGAAAGGAAGAAATTTTCTTATTCTCGAATTTAACGGGGCGGGGGCGGAGCCCAATCATATTTACGATTGCGATATGAGCCTTGCGCAGGCATACAGGATCATATTGCAACATTGGAAAGCGCTTTACCGGATCAGCCGGTACAATAATCAGCAGGGCATTCCCTATTGGGGCTTCAGACGGGGCCGGGCTTTTTTGAAGGCGGCAAGGAAACATTTTAGATTACTGGAGGAATTTGATTAA